One part of the Gemmatimonas sp. genome encodes these proteins:
- a CDS encoding DUF1501 domain-containing protein, whose product MSDHDHSHHTGCSEYRDLSRRQFLASSTALSAAAVVFPEWLPRVTLSNHFSSTRDIMVSVFMRGATDGLAMVIPHTEARYYAIRPTIRTPAPDSMAANRAIALDNRFAFPPAMRAMLAPYQAGDLLITHATGHINNNNRSHFDAQRFMEVGKPVDPDLTTGWLGRHLASVPPMHPSPVLRGIGISSGLAKSLVGAPQTLPIADPANYGIGGSATTRTARMAMLRSNYEGSANPLRAAALDAVGTIDLLSRLNINAYAPAGGAVYPNTSFGRGLRSVAALIKADIGIEAASVDIGGWDTHAAQDPNAGQMATLMTGFAQAMTAFWTDVMNTGQRVTLVAVSEFGRNAIENGSQGTDHGRGTVMFAMGKGIAGGRVLTNGWPGLEAAQLEDRRDLRVTLDYRDVLAEIVQRRLENNNLGYIFPGWRPTFRGVTR is encoded by the coding sequence ATGAGCGACCACGATCATTCGCACCACACCGGCTGCTCCGAGTATCGCGACCTCTCGCGCCGCCAGTTCCTCGCCAGTTCCACGGCCCTCTCTGCCGCCGCCGTGGTGTTCCCCGAGTGGCTGCCGCGCGTCACGTTGTCGAATCACTTCTCGTCGACGCGCGACATCATGGTGTCGGTGTTCATGCGCGGGGCGACGGATGGTCTCGCCATGGTGATTCCGCACACCGAGGCGCGGTACTACGCCATTCGCCCCACCATTCGCACGCCAGCGCCCGATTCCATGGCGGCCAACCGCGCCATCGCGCTGGACAACCGCTTCGCCTTCCCGCCGGCCATGCGCGCCATGCTCGCGCCGTACCAGGCGGGCGATCTGCTCATCACGCACGCGACCGGGCACATCAACAACAACAACCGCTCGCACTTCGACGCGCAGCGGTTCATGGAAGTGGGCAAGCCCGTCGACCCCGATCTCACGACCGGGTGGCTGGGACGCCACCTCGCCTCGGTTCCGCCCATGCACCCCTCGCCGGTGCTGCGTGGTATCGGTATTTCATCGGGCTTGGCCAAGTCGCTGGTGGGCGCCCCGCAGACGCTGCCCATTGCCGACCCGGCGAACTACGGCATTGGCGGTTCGGCCACCACGCGCACGGCGCGCATGGCCATGCTGCGTTCGAACTACGAGGGAAGTGCGAATCCCCTGCGCGCCGCGGCGCTCGACGCCGTGGGGACCATCGACCTGCTCTCGCGCCTCAATATCAACGCGTATGCACCGGCCGGTGGCGCCGTATACCCCAACACGTCGTTCGGCCGTGGGTTGCGCTCGGTGGCGGCGCTCATCAAGGCCGACATTGGTATCGAAGCGGCGTCGGTGGACATTGGTGGCTGGGACACACATGCCGCGCAGGATCCCAACGCGGGGCAGATGGCCACGCTCATGACCGGCTTCGCGCAGGCCATGACGGCCTTCTGGACCGACGTCATGAACACCGGGCAGCGGGTCACCCTGGTCGCGGTGTCCGAGTTCGGGCGCAACGCCATTGAGAACGGCAGCCAGGGTACCGACCACGGCCGTGGCACCGTGATGTTCGCCATGGGCAAGGGCATCGCCGGTGGCCGCGTGCTCACCAACGGCTGGCCGGGGCTCGAGGCCGCGCAGCTCGAGGATCGGCGCGACCTCCGGGTGACGCTCGACTACCGCGATGTACTCGCGGAAATCGTGCAGCGTCGGCTCGAGAACAACAACCTCGGCTACATCTTCCCCGGGTGGCGGCCAACGTTCCGCGGCGTCACCCGGTAA